The following are from one region of the Nocardioides marmotae genome:
- the pknB gene encoding Stk1 family PASTA domain-containing Ser/Thr kinase, with the protein MAEVRKGIDTRLGRVVAVKRLRTDLASDATFQARFRREAQSSASLNHPAIVAVYDTGEEIATDGSGVAQPYIVMEYVAGRTLRDILREGRKILPERALEITSGVLAALDYSHRAGIIHRDIKPGNVMLTPSGDVKVMDFGIARAISDASSTMTQTAAVVGTAQYLSPEQARGETVDSRSDVYSAGCLLYELLTGRPPFVGDSPVAVAYQHVREPARPPSDHDQDLPPEVDAIVMKALAKRVEDRYQSAAAMRSDIERYLAGRPVQAVAPPSPPPTMTAAPVASSGPPTAVRPPLPQAGEERPGRRAGIVALVVALVLAIVVGGALLLPRLFESPPEQVPVPNLIRLNDDQARAAIREAGLSVGDVSFAENENIPAGKVAEQQPNRDQYVDPGTSVDIVVSLGEPQVTVPSVVGLSRADAAAQLRSFGLRTNQEETESDEPAGEVVAQEPAAGQEVAEGATITIAYSDGPEEVPDVVGRRQREAERIITEAGFRVSVVRSSDTTEPAGTVIQQSPNAGEPLPQESTITIVVSTYQPTEDPSPSESPDPSGLPTDDPSATPSREGRGGRGDRGDRD; encoded by the coding sequence CCGTCTACGACACCGGCGAGGAGATCGCCACCGACGGCAGCGGCGTGGCCCAGCCCTACATCGTGATGGAGTACGTCGCCGGGCGGACCCTGCGCGACATCCTCCGCGAGGGCCGCAAGATCCTGCCCGAGCGGGCCCTGGAGATCACCAGCGGCGTGCTCGCGGCGCTCGACTACAGCCACCGCGCGGGGATCATCCACCGCGACATCAAACCCGGCAACGTCATGCTGACGCCGTCGGGCGACGTCAAGGTGATGGACTTCGGCATCGCCCGGGCGATCAGCGACGCCTCCTCGACGATGACCCAGACCGCGGCCGTCGTCGGCACCGCGCAGTACCTCTCCCCCGAGCAGGCCCGCGGCGAGACCGTCGACTCCCGCTCCGACGTCTACTCCGCCGGCTGCCTGCTCTACGAGCTGCTCACCGGCCGCCCGCCGTTCGTCGGCGACAGCCCGGTCGCGGTCGCCTACCAGCACGTCCGCGAGCCGGCCCGGCCGCCGTCGGACCACGACCAGGACCTCCCGCCCGAGGTCGACGCGATCGTGATGAAGGCGCTCGCCAAGCGGGTCGAGGACCGCTACCAGTCCGCCGCGGCGATGCGCAGCGACATCGAGCGCTACCTCGCCGGCCGGCCGGTGCAGGCGGTCGCCCCGCCGTCGCCCCCGCCGACGATGACGGCCGCGCCGGTCGCCTCGAGCGGGCCGCCGACCGCGGTGCGCCCGCCGCTGCCGCAGGCCGGGGAGGAACGTCCGGGCCGACGTGCGGGGATCGTGGCGCTCGTCGTGGCGCTGGTCCTCGCGATCGTGGTGGGCGGCGCGCTGCTGCTCCCCCGGCTCTTCGAGTCCCCGCCCGAGCAGGTGCCGGTGCCGAACCTGATCCGCCTCAACGACGACCAGGCCCGGGCCGCCATCCGCGAGGCCGGGCTGAGCGTCGGGGACGTCTCCTTCGCCGAGAACGAGAACATCCCCGCCGGGAAGGTCGCCGAGCAGCAGCCCAACCGCGACCAGTACGTCGACCCCGGCACCAGCGTCGACATCGTGGTCTCCCTGGGCGAGCCGCAGGTGACCGTGCCCTCGGTCGTCGGGCTGAGCCGGGCCGACGCCGCCGCGCAGCTGCGCTCCTTCGGCCTGCGCACCAACCAGGAGGAGACCGAGTCCGACGAGCCGGCCGGCGAGGTCGTGGCCCAGGAGCCCGCCGCGGGCCAGGAGGTCGCCGAGGGCGCGACGATCACCATCGCCTACTCCGACGGGCCCGAGGAGGTCCCCGACGTGGTCGGCCGCCGTCAGCGGGAGGCCGAGCGGATCATCACCGAGGCAGGGTTCCGGGTCTCCGTGGTCCGCTCCTCCGACACCACCGAGCCCGCCGGCACGGTGATCCAGCAGAGCCCGAACGCCGGCGAGCCCCTGCCGCAGGAATCGACGATCACCATCGTGGTCTCGACCTACCAGCCGACCGAGGACCCCTCCCCCTCCGAGAGCCCCGACCCCAGCGGGCTGCCGACCGACGACCCCTCGGCCACGCCGTCCCGCGAGGGCCGCGGCGGCCGCGGCGACCGTGGGGACCGCGACTGA